GGATGCGCTTGGTGACCGGGCCACAACGGCCTTCGCCAACCTGAATACCGTCTACGCTGCGCACTGGCGTGATTTCAGCCGCCGTACCGGACATAAACACTTCATCCGCCAGGTACAGTGATTCGCGCGACAGCACCTGCTCACGCACTTCAATTCCCAGCTCTTTCGCCAGTTTGATGATGGCATCACGGGTAATACCCGGCAGCGCGGATGAGGTGAACGGTGGGGTGAACAGCACACCGTCTTTCACTTCAAACAGGTTTTCGCCTGCGCCTTCAGAGATATAACCGTTCACATCCAGCGCGATACCTTCCTGATAACCGTGGCGGCGCGCTTCGCTGCCCACCAGCAGGGAAGAGAGGTAGTTACCGCCGGCTTTTGCCGCGGTTGGGATGGTGTTTGGTGCTGCGCGGTTCCAGGAGGAAACCATCGCATCGATCCCCTGCTCCAGCGCTTCTGCGCCCAGATACGCTCCCCACGGGAAAGCAGCGATAATCACGTCGGTTGAGTATCCCGCAGGCGGGTTTACGCCCATGCCAACATCACCGACGAAGATCAACGGACGGATATAGGCGCTGGTGAGATTGTTTTTGCG
The DNA window shown above is from Escherichia sp. E4742 and carries:
- the ilvE gene encoding branched-chain-amino-acid transaminase is translated as MTTKKADYIWFNGEMVRWEDAKVHVMSHALHYGTSVFEGIRCYDSHKGPVVFRHREHMQRLHDSAKIYRFPVSQSIDELMEACRDVIRKNNLTSAYIRPLIFVGDVGMGVNPPAGYSTDVIIAAFPWGAYLGAEALEQGIDAMVSSWNRAAPNTIPTAAKAGGNYLSSLLVGSEARRHGYQEGIALDVNGYISEGAGENLFEVKDGVLFTPPFTSSALPGITRDAIIKLAKELGIEVREQVLSRESLYLADEVFMSGTAAEITPVRSVDGIQVGEGRCGPVTKRIQQAFFGLFTGETEDKWGWLDQVNQ